A part of Dethiosulfovibrio salsuginis genomic DNA contains:
- the rpsI gene encoding 30S ribosomal protein S9: protein MQTSYTWGTGRRKNAVARVRIAPGEGKILINERDVQEYFPRLCWVTQALEPLKTAGVEGKMDVYVNAHGGGLTGQAGAVRLGIARALIKVNPELRPALKRAGMLCRDSRMVERKKYGQKGARAKYQFSKR, encoded by the coding sequence ATGCAGACTTCCTACACATGGGGAACAGGTAGAAGAAAGAACGCCGTTGCCCGAGTTCGTATCGCTCCTGGTGAGGGCAAGATCCTCATCAACGAGAGAGATGTTCAGGAGTATTTTCCCAGGCTTTGCTGGGTGACCCAGGCCCTTGAGCCCCTTAAGACCGCCGGTGTCGAGGGGAAAATGGACGTTTACGTAAACGCCCACGGCGGCGGCCTTACCGGCCAGGCCGGTGCGGTCCGTCTCGGTATCGCCAGGGCTCTCATAAAGGTAAACCCCGAGCTTCGTCCCGCCCTTAAGAGGGCTGGAATGCTTTGCCGGGATTCCCGGATGGTCGAGCGTAAGAAGTACGGCCAGAAGGGCGCAAGAGCCAAGTACCAGTTCTCCAAGCGTTAA